TCGGCCGGGACGAGACCGCGCGCGACGAGGACCTGCGCACCTATGCGCTGAATGCCGCCTCGGTCGCGCTGCTGCGTGAGCTGCGGGTCTGGGACGCGCTGCCGCCCGACGCCGTCAGCCCGGTCTATGAGATGCAGGTGCAGGGCGACCAGGCGGCCGGCCAGCTGGGCTTCTCGGCCTGGCAACAGGGCGTCGGCGAGCTGGCCCATATCGTCGATGCGGCGGCGCTGGAGCAGCAGCTCGCGGCGGCGCTGCGTTTCGCGCCGCATGTCAAACGCGTGACGGCACCGGTGCCGGCCGGGCTGGAGGCGCTGTGCGAGGGCCGCGATTCGGCCGCCCGCGCGGCGCTGGGCGTGCGCTTCGAGCGCCATGGCTATGCGCAGACCGCGATCGCGGCGCGCCTGGTGGCGAGCGAGGCGCATCAGGGCGTGGCCCGCCAATGGTTCCGCGCGCCCGATGTGCTGGCCCTGCTGCCCTTCGAGCGCCCCGAGCCGCAGCGCAGCTACGGCCTGGTCTGGTCGCTGCCGCGCGAGCGCGCCGAGGAGCTGCTGGCGGCCGGCCCGGCCGAGTTTGAGTCGGCCCTGCTGCAGGCCACCGGCGGCGCCGTCGGCCCGCTCGCGCTGGCCGGCGGCCGGGCGGCCTGGCCGCTGGCCCATGCGCGCGCCGACCGGGTCAGCGGCCCGGGCTGGGTGTTGCTGGGCGATGCGGCCCATCAGGTGCATCCGCTGGCCGGCCAGGGCCTGAATCTGGGATTCGCCGATGTCGCGACCCTGGTGCGCGTGCTGCGCGAACGCGAGGCCTGGCGGCCGCTGGGCGACGAACGCCTGCTGCGCCGCTTCGCGCGCGAACGCGCGGTGCCCAATTGGGCCATGGGCGAGCTGACCGACGGCCTGCTGCGCGTGTTCGCCAGCGAGGCGCCGGGCCTGCGTGAGCTGCGCAACCGCGGCATGGGCCTGCTGAACCACCTCCCGCCCGTCAAGCGCTGGCTGACCGGGCGAGCCCTGGGCGCCTGAGGCGCCGCTCCCTTTTCATCATCTGACCGAGTCCGCGACATGAAGCTCCTGACATCGATGGGTCTGGCAACGGCCCTGCTGGCCGCCGCGCCGCTGGCGCTGGCCAACGAGGCGGTGATCCGCAAGGCGATCGCCGAGCGACTGCCCAACTGGCCCAAGCTCGACGAGGTGCGCCCGGCCGTGCTGCCGGGGCTGTGGGAGATCCGCATCGGCAACGAGATCCGCTACACCGACGCCACCGGCACCTACCTGCTGGAGGGCGAGCTGATCGATGTGAAGACGCGCCGCAACCTGACCGAGGAGCGCCTGGCCAAGCTGAACCAGATCGACTTCGCCAGCCTGCCGCTGAAGGACGCGCTGGTCTGGAAGAACGGCAAGGGCACGCGCAAGATCGCGGTGTTCGCCGACCCGAACTGCGGCTACTGCAAGCGCTTCGAGCGCAGCCTGCAGGACGTCAAGGACATCACCGTCTACACCTTCCTGATCCCGATCCTGGGCGGCGATTCGCCGGACAAGTCGCGCGCGATCTGGTGCGCCAAGGACCAGCAGGCGACCTGGCTGTCCTGGATGCTGGACGGCAAGCAGCCGCCCAAGCCGATGGGCGCCTGCGACGACGGCGCGATCGAGCGCAACCTGGCGCTGTCGCGCAAGCACATGGTCAACGGCACGCCGGCCGTGATCTTCGAGGACGGCAGCCGCGCGCCCGGCGCGATCAGCGCCGAGCAGCTGGAGCGCCGCCTGGCCGGCCAGAAGTCCTCCTCCTGATCCGCTCTCCTTTTTCCTGACGACGTCCACACCATGCCCTCCGCCGCAGCCGCCGAGCTGAGCCGACCCCTGCCGCTGAACCCGGTGGCCCAGCGCCTGGCCTATGCCGGGCTGATCCCCTTCGCGCTGGGCGCCTTCCTGATCTGGCTGCTGGCCGGCTACAACGTCGACGCCCATGCCTTCGTCGCGCTGGCGCTGTCGGCCTATGCCGGCGTCGTGATCAGCCTGCTGGGCGGCATCCACTGGGGCCTGGCGATGCGCCAGCAGATCCCCTCGCCGATGCCCTTCGTCTGGGGCGTGGCGCCGCCGCTCGTGGCCTGGATGGCGGTCGTGATGCCGCCCTATGCGGGCCTGGTGCTGCATGGCCTGATGCTGGTCGGCTGCTACCTGGTGGACCGGCGCCTGTATCCGGCGCTCGGCGCCGGCGCCTGGCTGACCCTGCGCTTTCGCCTCAGCGCCGTCGCGGCGCTGAGCTGCTTCCTGGGAGCGGCGGGCAGCTGACGATGATTGTTTACCGCGTCGAGATCGCCGATGCCCATGCGCATCTGTTCAAGGTCACGCTGACCATTCCCGCCCCCGCCGAACAGCAGGTCCTGAGCCTGCCGGTCTGGATTCCCGGCAGCTATATGGTGCGCGAGTTCTCGCGCCATCTGCAGGGCCTGGAGGCGCGCCAGGGCAGCCGCCTGGTGGCGCTGCGCCAGACCCGCAAGAACGCCTGGGAGGCCAGCTGCAGCGGCCGCGCGGCCCTGGTGCTGAGCTACGAGGTCTATGCCTTCGACACCTCGGTGCGCGCCGCCTTCCTGGACGCGCAGCGCGGCTTCTTCAACGCCACCAGCCTGTGCCTGCGCGTGCATGGCCGCGAGGCCGAGGCCCATGGGCTGGAGCTGGCCGGCCTGCCCGCGGGCTGGCAGGTGGCCAGCTCGATGCCGGTGGGCGAGGGCCCGCTGCGCTACCAGGCGGCCGACTATGACGAGCTGGTCGACCATCCCTTCGAGCTGGGCCTGTTCTGGCGCGGCGAGTTCGAGGCCGGTGGCGTGCGCCACGAGCTGGTCGTCAGCGGCGCGCTGCCGGTGTTCGACGCCGATCGGCTACTGGCCGATACCCAGCGCCTGTGCGAGGCGCAGATCGCCTTCTGGCATGGCAAGCGCGGCCGCGCGCCCTTCGAGCGCTATGTCTTCCTGCTGAACGCGGTGGACGAGGGCTATGGCGGCCTCGAGCATCGCGCCAGCACCGCGCTGATCGCGGCGCGGCGCGAGCTGCCGGTGCTGGGCCAGCGCGAGGCGAACGACGCCTATGTGCGCCTGCTGGGCCTGATCAGCCACGAGTATTTCCACGCCTGGAACGTCAAGCGCCTGCGCCCCGATGCCTTCGCCGGCTTCGACTACGAGCAGGAGAACTACACCGAGCTGCTGTGGTTCTTCGAGGGCCTGACCTCCTACTACGACGATCT
This genomic stretch from Roseateles sp. DAIF2 harbors:
- a CDS encoding FAD-dependent monooxygenase, which gives rise to MHEQEFDVLVRGEGCVGRALALALSAQGLRVALLGRDETARDEDLRTYALNAASVALLRELRVWDALPPDAVSPVYEMQVQGDQAAGQLGFSAWQQGVGELAHIVDAAALEQQLAAALRFAPHVKRVTAPVPAGLEALCEGRDSAARAALGVRFERHGYAQTAIAARLVASEAHQGVARQWFRAPDVLALLPFERPEPQRSYGLVWSLPRERAEELLAAGPAEFESALLQATGGAVGPLALAGGRAAWPLAHARADRVSGPGWVLLGDAAHQVHPLAGQGLNLGFADVATLVRVLREREAWRPLGDERLLRRFARERAVPNWAMGELTDGLLRVFASEAPGLRELRNRGMGLLNHLPPVKRWLTGRALGA
- a CDS encoding DUF3429 domain-containing protein, which encodes MPSAAAAELSRPLPLNPVAQRLAYAGLIPFALGAFLIWLLAGYNVDAHAFVALALSAYAGVVISLLGGIHWGLAMRQQIPSPMPFVWGVAPPLVAWMAVVMPPYAGLVLHGLMLVGCYLVDRRLYPALGAGAWLTLRFRLSAVAALSCFLGAAGS
- a CDS encoding M61 family metallopeptidase gives rise to the protein MIVYRVEIADAHAHLFKVTLTIPAPAEQQVLSLPVWIPGSYMVREFSRHLQGLEARQGSRLVALRQTRKNAWEASCSGRAALVLSYEVYAFDTSVRAAFLDAQRGFFNATSLCLRVHGREAEAHGLELAGLPAGWQVASSMPVGEGPLRYQAADYDELVDHPFELGLFWRGEFEAGGVRHELVVSGALPVFDADRLLADTQRLCEAQIAFWHGKRGRAPFERYVFLLNAVDEGYGGLEHRASTALIAARRELPVLGQREANDAYVRLLGLISHEYFHAWNVKRLRPDAFAGFDYEQENYTELLWFFEGLTSYYDDLFLLRCGLIDEARYLKLIGATINAVLAAPGRRRQSLAQASFDAWIRYYRQDENTPNSTVSYYAKGALLGWALDLSLRSGSETLVSSLDEVMRGLWQRSGGGPIGEADILDVVAELGGAARAEELRQWVHGTEDLPLPALLERIGLRWGSDKTSLTRRVGLRMDGGGEGLVVKQVLQGSAALAAGLAAGDEILACNGWRLRKIEDALQTLSLVTPQRLELLVVRDQRVLTLVLNLPLEPLAGAPVRLSPADKPSARAQSLRRAWLAG
- a CDS encoding DsbC family protein — translated: MKLLTSMGLATALLAAAPLALANEAVIRKAIAERLPNWPKLDEVRPAVLPGLWEIRIGNEIRYTDATGTYLLEGELIDVKTRRNLTEERLAKLNQIDFASLPLKDALVWKNGKGTRKIAVFADPNCGYCKRFERSLQDVKDITVYTFLIPILGGDSPDKSRAIWCAKDQQATWLSWMLDGKQPPKPMGACDDGAIERNLALSRKHMVNGTPAVIFEDGSRAPGAISAEQLERRLAGQKSSS